Genomic window (Streptomyces yatensis):
CGCCTCGGATCCGGAGGGGTCACGGCGCGGCTGGTGGTACGCGTACCGCGATCTACTGCCGCCCGCCTACCGGGACTTCATCAGCCTGGAGGCGGAGGCGTCGGACGCGTACACCCTGGAGACCACGGTGGTGCCGGGTCTGCTGCAGACCCCGGACTACGCCCGGGCGGTGACCCTCGCGGCGCTCCCGGATCTGCCGCGGCCCCAGGTGGACTCGCTGGTGGAGGTGCGGATCGCACGCCAGTCGGTGCTGCACGGCGAGCGGCCGCTGCGGCTGCACGCGGTGCTGGACGAGGCGGCGCTGCGGCGTGAGGTGGGCGGACCCGGGGTGATGACGGCGCAATTGAGCCATCTGGCCAATCTTTGCGCATTGCCTCAGGTGCGGCTGCAGGTGCTGCCATTCTCTATCGGAATGCCCATTGGTATGACAGGTCCTTTCATTATTTTCTCTTTTCCGCACATTAGTGACCTGGACGTAGTAGTTCTCGACCACCTGACGAGTAGCCTCTATCTGGAGCGGAAAGAAGACCTCCGGGCGTACAGCGCCGCGTTCGAAGTACTGCGGACCCGCGCCCTGACACCTGAGGAATCGTTGTCCTTCATCAACAAAATCGGGGGCGGCGCCTGAGGGGGCACCATGTCCAGTATGTCCGCCAAGTCCGTCCACTGGCTGCGCAGCAGCTACAGCGTCGGCATGAACAATTGCGTCGAGACGGCCCTGCTGGGGTCTGACCGGCTCGGCGTGCGCGATTCGAAGAACACGGCGGGCCCCGTCCTGCTGTTCACCCCGTCGACCTGGGTCTCCTTCCTCGAGGGGCTCAAGGACGACGGCCTCGGCTCCGGCACCTCCCGCTCGGCCGGAACCGGAAGCTGATCCGTCAGTGAAGTATCTGTTCCGCCGGTGAACGGCTGATCCGTTCACCCTCCCGTCAGTGAGCCATCAGGCGGTCGGCGCGGTCTTCACGATCACGTCGACCGCCTTCTCGACCTGCTCCTCCGTCAGGTCCCCACGCGCCGTCAGCCGCAGCCGCGAGATGCCGTCGGGGACGGACGGCGGGCGGAAGCACCCCACCAGCAGCCCGGCCGCGCGGCAGTCCGCGGCCCAGCGCACCGCCCGCTCCGGCGACGGGGCCCGCACCGAGACCACCGACGCGTCCGGCCGCACCGCGGCCAGCCCGGCGGCGGTCAGCCGTCCGTAGAGCCCCATGGCGACCGTACGGACGCGGGCGGCGCGCTCCGGCTCCCGGCGCAG
Coding sequences:
- a CDS encoding helix-turn-helix domain-containing protein: MRYGPAVRRRKLGAELRRQRDLAGLTSGEVALRLGWHQSKVSRIETGRSGAKPSDVARLLEVYEVADPELRALLEALCRGGASDPEGSRRGWWYAYRDLLPPAYRDFISLEAEASDAYTLETTVVPGLLQTPDYARAVTLAALPDLPRPQVDSLVEVRIARQSVLHGERPLRLHAVLDEAALRREVGGPGVMTAQLSHLANLCALPQVRLQVLPFSIGMPIGMTGPFIIFSFPHISDLDVVVLDHLTSSLYLERKEDLRAYSAAFEVLRTRALTPEESLSFINKIGGGA
- a CDS encoding DUF397 domain-containing protein — translated: MSSMSAKSVHWLRSSYSVGMNNCVETALLGSDRLGVRDSKNTAGPVLLFTPSTWVSFLEGLKDDGLGSGTSRSAGTGS